In the genome of Streptobacillus canis, the window GGCTTAATCTAATAGAAGCTTTAGCTTCTTCTTCAGTTAATCCTTGATCCATTAGTACATTTGATGGCTTCATCGCTCCACTTTGGCATGCTGATCCACCTGAAACATATATACCATTCATATCAAGTAATGGTAACATGTATTCTATATCTTTACCTTTAATTTGTATATTAACAATATGTGGTATAGTATGTTTAGTATTATTAATTACAACATTTCCATTAAATTTAGCTATTTTTTCTTCTAAATATGTTCTTAAATCTTGTATATGTTTAAGATTTTCTTCTAAATGATTTGCTAGATATTCATATACCTTAGCTGAAAAAAGTATAGAATGTAAATTTTCAGTTCCTGCTCTTCTATTTTTTTCTTGATGTCCTCCATGCATATATTTTTCTAAACTAAATTTAGGATTAATATATGCAAAACCACATCCTTTAGCAGCATGTAATTTATGGAAAGAAGCTGATATTCCATCTATATTGAAACTAGATAAGTCTAGTTTTTCTCTAAGTATTATTTGTGTCATGTCACTGTGGAAGAAAATATTTTTACCTTTTAGTACATTCCCTACTTCTTCTATAGGCATCCTTACTCCTGTTTCATTATTAACAGCCATAAGTGATACTAGTATTGTATCTTCTCTTACTTCTTTAAGTATGCTTTCAGTTTCAACTAATCCTTCTTTATTTGGTTTAACATAGCTTACACTAAATCCTTTTTCTTCTAAGTATCCACATACATTTAATACACTAGGGTGCTCTATAGAAGAAGTAATAATATGTCCTTTTCCTTTCTTAAGGGCTACACCCTTAATTATCATATTATTTGCTTCTGTAGCTCCTGATGTAAAAAATATATTTTTAGATAAAACATTTAAGTCTTTTGCTAATATATCTCTAGCTTTTTCTAGATTATATCTAGATTTTTTACCTAAACTATGAGTTGATGAAGCATTAGCAAAAGTATTAGTATATATTTCTAAAAGTTCATCTTTAAAATTATCTAAAATTCTTGTTGTTGCAGCGTTATCTAAGTATACTTTCATACATGTCCTTCTTCCTTTTATTTTTAATATATTTTAACACGAAAAAGCAAAAAAAAGAATAGCTGCTTGAATACTTACTTAAAAATGAAATATATCATAAATTGAAGTTAAAGCATGCTTTTGATAAAATTATATATATTACATTTGAAAGGGCAGATTAATGAAAAAATTATTTACAATTGTTTTATTCACATTCTCATTTTTAGCTTTCACAAATAACGATGGAGCTTTAGATCAAAAATTCCTATTATCAAATTTAAATTTTGATAATGTAAAAGTATATGAAAAATACAAAGAAGTACATGCAAGAAAAGCTGTAGTAGGTGAAGTTATATTAACTATTACTGCAGATGGTAAAGAAACACAAAATACAGCAAAAGAAGGAGATTTTGTAGTTAAAAATCTTACTGGTGCTGGAGAAATGTATATTTTAACTGCTAAAAAATTCAATGCAAGATATGAATTAAAAGAAAATATTGATGAAACTTGGTCTTTATATAAACCATTAGGAAAAGTAAAAGCATTACAAGTTAAACTAGAAACTAGTTCTAAAGAAATATACATATTAGCTCCATGGGGAGAAAAAATGGTAGTTAAAGATGGAGATTTCCTAGTAACTCCATTAGATAATAGCGAAGTTTATAGAATAGCTGAAAAAGAATTTTACGAGACTTATAGATAATGGAAATAGTAATAATATTAATTAACTTAGTAAGTTTTATTATTTATGGTTTAGATAAATTTTTTGCTATTAAAAACAGTGGTAGAATACCTGAAAAAACTTTACTTTTACTTG includes:
- a CDS encoding cysteine desulfurase family protein codes for the protein MKVYLDNAATTRILDNFKDELLEIYTNTFANASSTHSLGKKSRYNLEKARDILAKDLNVLSKNIFFTSGATEANNMIIKGVALKKGKGHIITSSIEHPSVLNVCGYLEEKGFSVSYVKPNKEGLVETESILKEVREDTILVSLMAVNNETGVRMPIEEVGNVLKGKNIFFHSDMTQIILREKLDLSSFNIDGISASFHKLHAAKGCGFAYINPKFSLEKYMHGGHQEKNRRAGTENLHSILFSAKVYEYLANHLEENLKHIQDLRTYLEEKIAKFNGNVVINNTKHTIPHIVNIQIKGKDIEYMLPLLDMNGIYVSGGSACQSGAMKPSNVLMDQGLTEEEAKASIRLSLSLQNTKEEIDYFIEVLERII